A genomic region of Saprospiraceae bacterium contains the following coding sequences:
- a CDS encoding sigma-70 family RNA polymerase sigma factor: MQVTNLTDQALIDQYLLGDEKAFAELLNRHQQKIYTSIYLFVKDREQAEDLFQDVFIKIIDTLKRGGYNHEGKFSQWAIRIAYNMCVDQFRRNKRRTKVSGNDEFDIFDVLELPDENREDQMIRSEMHTRIRNLVDMLPEEQREVVILRHYADLSFKEISQLTRVSINTALGRMRYALINIRKMMEERSVVLQ; encoded by the coding sequence ATGCAAGTAACTAATCTAACTGATCAGGCCTTAATTGATCAGTATCTTCTGGGCGATGAAAAAGCTTTTGCAGAATTACTCAACAGACATCAGCAAAAGATTTACACATCCATTTATCTATTTGTAAAAGACCGCGAACAAGCTGAAGACTTGTTTCAGGATGTCTTTATCAAAATTATCGACACATTAAAGCGCGGAGGTTATAACCATGAGGGCAAATTCTCTCAATGGGCTATCCGGATTGCTTACAATATGTGCGTAGATCAGTTCCGCAGGAACAAACGTCGCACAAAAGTGAGTGGAAACGATGAATTTGACATTTTTGACGTTCTGGAACTTCCCGATGAAAACCGGGAAGATCAGATGATTCGTTCTGAAATGCATACAAGAATCAGAAATTTGGTGGACATGCTTCCGGAAGAACAACGCGAAGTGGTTATCCTAAGACACTATGCCGATCTGAGTTTCAAAGAAATTTCTCAGTTGACCCGAGTAAGTATCAATACGGCACTGGGAAGAATGCGATATGCCTTAATAAACATCCGCAAAATGATGGAGGAGCGTTCTGTCGTTTTACAGTAA
- a CDS encoding TonB-dependent receptor, translated as MTNSVSLAQDRGIEIFGKVLENETELSIPYGTVVVYDKNTKEIITGTTTDDAGNFSINSPKADFYVVVSFMGYQSKTIENFLVHNLKADLGNIILSPDRQSLEEVVVTGEVSRTIFKLDKRIFKVGKDISSTGASALEVLNNVPSVNVSIEGEVSLRGSTGVQILINGKPSVLADQSGNALGTITADMIESIEVITNPSAKYEASGTAGILNIVLKKEEKQGLNGSISVNTGLPDNHSIGGSLNRRTEHFNLFTQFGAGYRSLPDDKESINRNLLNGETILSTGEEFRNEKFYNITLGTDYHLNEYNVFTLSGNFAYEVEDQPSEIEYRFLNASDLISRWQRNEITEATNPKWQYEFNWKKTFQDHEDHNFQFSALGSFFGKDQTSLFTDITLEGENRDLHQRTATDFKQENYSLMADYVKPISKVYTIETGALYIINDVGNDFKVEDYINGAYLTNQNLTNNFEYNQKVFGAYGTAAYENDKWGIKFGMRIENTDLETFLTNTNEKNNNNFTNFFPTLHTTYKLGERFSLQAGYSKRIFRPRLWDLNPFFNIRNNFSISTGNPNLQAEFTDSYELTGIYKIGEAAISSSLYHRYIVDVVERVTRFEDNVSYSTPQNIGTNSTIGFETNGKYSPTKWLSLTGDFNFNYFDRNGNFENQVFDFKGQQWSAKLGSKIGLPADIDIELNGNFRSEFETLQGKESGFAYLDLGIRKKFFKGKIVADLGIRDVFASRIQERFVNQNSYETYNLGNRGRFVTFGLSYGFGKGEAMTYSGRRHR; from the coding sequence ATGACCAATAGTGTTTCTTTGGCTCAAGATCGAGGAATTGAAATTTTTGGCAAAGTGCTTGAAAATGAAACTGAGTTATCTATTCCTTATGGAACTGTCGTTGTATACGACAAAAACACCAAAGAAATAATTACAGGAACGACTACAGATGATGCGGGCAATTTTAGCATTAATTCCCCTAAGGCTGATTTTTATGTTGTTGTGAGTTTTATGGGATACCAATCAAAAACAATTGAAAATTTTTTAGTTCACAATTTAAAAGCAGATTTAGGTAATATTATACTCTCTCCGGATAGGCAATCACTCGAAGAAGTGGTTGTAACCGGGGAAGTATCACGTACTATTTTTAAATTGGATAAACGAATATTCAAAGTGGGTAAGGATATCAGCAGCACAGGTGCCAGTGCCCTTGAAGTGCTCAACAATGTCCCATCTGTAAATGTCAGCATCGAAGGTGAAGTGAGCCTGCGCGGAAGTACTGGTGTACAAATTTTGATCAATGGAAAACCATCAGTACTTGCAGATCAATCCGGCAATGCATTGGGAACGATAACGGCAGATATGATTGAAAGCATAGAAGTGATCACCAATCCTTCAGCGAAATATGAAGCATCCGGGACAGCGGGTATTCTGAACATTGTGCTTAAAAAAGAAGAGAAACAAGGATTGAATGGTTCCATTTCGGTCAATACGGGATTGCCGGACAATCATAGTATTGGTGGGAGTCTAAATCGCAGAACAGAACACTTCAATTTATTTACTCAGTTTGGGGCTGGCTATAGATCCTTGCCAGATGATAAGGAATCGATCAACAGGAATCTGCTGAATGGCGAGACTATATTGAGCACAGGCGAAGAATTTAGAAATGAAAAATTTTACAACATCACTCTGGGTACTGATTACCACTTAAATGAATATAATGTATTTACACTTTCCGGCAATTTTGCCTATGAGGTAGAAGACCAGCCTTCTGAAATCGAATATCGTTTTTTAAACGCGAGTGATTTGATTTCCCGTTGGCAACGAAATGAAATCACAGAAGCTACCAATCCTAAATGGCAATATGAGTTCAACTGGAAAAAAACATTTCAGGATCATGAAGACCATAACTTTCAATTCAGCGCATTAGGAAGTTTTTTTGGTAAAGACCAAACGTCTTTATTCACCGATATCACACTCGAAGGAGAAAATAGGGATCTGCATCAGCGCACCGCTACTGATTTTAAACAAGAAAATTACAGTTTAATGGCAGATTATGTTAAGCCAATTTCAAAAGTATATACAATTGAAACCGGTGCTTTATACATCATCAATGATGTGGGTAATGATTTTAAAGTTGAGGATTATATAAATGGAGCATATCTGACCAATCAAAACCTTACCAATAATTTTGAATACAATCAAAAAGTCTTTGGTGCTTACGGTACTGCTGCTTATGAAAATGATAAATGGGGTATTAAGTTTGGTATGCGAATTGAAAATACGGACCTCGAAACATTTTTGACCAATACCAACGAAAAGAACAATAATAATTTCACAAATTTTTTTCCAACTCTTCATACAACTTATAAACTTGGAGAACGATTTTCGTTACAAGCGGGATACTCAAAACGCATTTTTAGACCCAGGTTATGGGATTTAAATCCTTTCTTTAATATCAGAAACAACTTCAGCATCAGCACAGGAAATCCAAATCTGCAAGCTGAATTTACAGATTCTTACGAGTTGACCGGAATCTATAAAATTGGCGAAGCAGCTATAAGTTCAAGCCTGTACCATAGATATATAGTAGATGTGGTTGAACGCGTCACGCGATTTGAAGATAATGTGAGTTATTCTACACCACAAAATATAGGAACAAATTCAACTATTGGATTTGAAACAAACGGAAAGTACAGTCCTACAAAATGGCTCAGCCTTACCGGTGATTTCAATTTTAATTATTTTGACCGGAATGGAAATTTTGAAAACCAGGTATTTGATTTTAAAGGTCAGCAATGGTCAGCTAAGCTGGGTTCGAAAATTGGCTTGCCCGCAGATATTGATATCGAGCTCAATGGAAATTTCCGTTCAGAATTTGAAACGCTGCAAGGCAAAGAAAGCGGATTTGCTTATTTAGACCTTGGAATTCGCAAGAAATTCTTCAAAGGGAAAATTGTTGCTGATCTTGGCATAAGAGATGTATTTGCATCAAGAATCCAGGAGCGTTTTGTAAACCAAAACAGTTATGAAACTTATAATTTAGGGAATCGCGGCCGCTTTGTTACTTTCGGTTTAAGTTATGGTTTTGGAAAAGGAGAGGCTATGACGTATAGTGGAAGGAGACACAGATAG
- a CDS encoding 4'-phosphopantetheinyl transferase superfamily protein, with translation MPLFELIKPLPNVEIYIWFIEEEDAYFLNSMDWDAKQVKWLEGIHPVKRREYLASRFLIYQCTDKTDSHLYKDEAGKLFIRESNKFISVSHSAEWTGVAISEKPIGFDLQVYKEKIRDISNRFLSADEKQSILKLKLDNIWDLSLAWTIKEAVYKVHGQKGIQFSEQILMEFEAEPKPGLGHKARMITSEYQKDYELWHEKNEHYACAVAVEY, from the coding sequence ATGCCATTATTTGAATTGATCAAGCCGCTTCCAAATGTTGAAATTTATATTTGGTTCATCGAAGAAGAAGATGCCTATTTTTTAAATTCGATGGATTGGGATGCAAAACAAGTAAAATGGCTCGAAGGAATTCATCCTGTAAAGCGAAGAGAATACCTCGCTTCCCGTTTTTTAATTTATCAGTGCACAGATAAGACCGATTCACATTTGTATAAAGACGAAGCTGGTAAATTATTCATCAGGGAAAGTAACAAGTTTATTTCTGTATCACATTCTGCTGAATGGACGGGTGTTGCAATATCTGAAAAACCCATTGGATTTGATTTACAAGTTTATAAAGAAAAAATCAGGGATATAAGTAACAGGTTTTTGTCTGCAGATGAAAAGCAGAGTATTCTTAAGTTAAAATTGGACAATATTTGGGATCTAAGTCTCGCCTGGACGATCAAAGAGGCTGTTTATAAGGTGCATGGGCAAAAGGGGATTCAATTCTCTGAACAAATTCTCATGGAGTTTGAAGCGGAACCCAAACCTGGTCTGGGACATAAAGCGCGAATGATCACCTCCGAATACCAAAAAGATTACGAACTTTGGCATGAAAAAAACGAACACTATGCATGTGCTGTCGCAGTTGAATATTAA
- a CDS encoding VWA domain-containing protein, translating into MKKIFFFLFYLGLNFSLFAQSQQNLFILDASGSMWQKLGEEYKIAVAKRMMKKIVQSLPDGAQTGLIVYGHQSKSDCNDIEMLVPLGPLDRTDFINKLDGINPKGKTPIANSIAKALDFIKSLNKPINIILISDGLETCEGNACELVKKAKAQGTKITLHVVGFGLEEKDLSPLECIAQAGGGQYFPANNEEELAAALKKSVEVPVLNGGYLSVNVALNGKPVDATVKVFRKGEAKETAFGRTYTGAETNPRIFLLPDGNYEVEVCAITLDGRPVQRIIDLKVTSNDTLQRVVDFTNGKFEILVTRNSVLSDAVVILYHSGTKKVAAQTRSYKDAKNNPVLFQVLPGLYDVQISSVEIDGKPEIRMEKHSLAGGAKVSLSHAWKSGELKVGARKGNELVDATVGIYSKKTGINLANGRTYQTANSNPKTFILEPGEYEIRLNAVKPAGLGKKTLLAKITESGSVEVTGSW; encoded by the coding sequence ATGAAAAAAATATTTTTCTTTTTATTCTATTTAGGATTAAACTTCAGCTTGTTTGCTCAAAGCCAGCAAAATCTATTCATTCTTGATGCTTCCGGCTCCATGTGGCAAAAACTCGGGGAAGAATATAAAATTGCCGTTGCTAAAAGAATGATGAAAAAAATCGTGCAGTCTCTACCCGATGGAGCTCAGACTGGACTTATTGTTTACGGCCATCAAAGCAAAAGCGATTGTAATGATATCGAAATGCTCGTCCCACTGGGGCCGTTGGATCGTACCGACTTTATAAATAAATTGGATGGCATCAATCCCAAGGGTAAAACGCCGATTGCAAATTCCATCGCAAAAGCATTGGACTTTATCAAATCCTTAAACAAACCAATCAACATTATTCTCATCAGCGACGGTTTAGAAACATGCGAGGGCAATGCTTGCGAACTTGTAAAAAAAGCGAAAGCACAGGGAACAAAAATCACTTTGCATGTAGTTGGTTTCGGTTTGGAAGAAAAAGATCTTTCACCTTTGGAGTGCATTGCTCAAGCCGGTGGTGGGCAATATTTTCCCGCTAACAATGAAGAGGAATTAGCTGCTGCGCTTAAAAAGTCTGTGGAAGTTCCGGTGCTCAATGGAGGTTACCTTTCTGTTAATGTGGCTCTCAATGGGAAACCTGTAGATGCTACTGTAAAGGTTTTTAGAAAAGGGGAAGCAAAGGAAACTGCTTTTGGAAGAACATATACCGGAGCCGAGACAAATCCACGTATATTTTTGTTGCCCGATGGCAACTATGAAGTGGAAGTTTGCGCCATTACACTTGATGGGAGGCCGGTCCAACGCATCATCGATCTGAAAGTTACATCAAATGATACGCTTCAACGCGTGGTAGATTTTACAAATGGAAAATTTGAAATCTTAGTTACCCGAAATTCTGTGTTGTCAGATGCTGTAGTCATCCTTTATCACTCCGGTACCAAAAAAGTAGCAGCCCAAACCAGATCTTATAAAGATGCTAAAAACAATCCGGTTTTATTTCAGGTTTTGCCGGGTTTATACGATGTGCAAATAAGCTCCGTGGAGATCGACGGAAAACCGGAAATCAGAATGGAAAAACACAGCTTGGCAGGTGGCGCAAAAGTCTCTCTTTCGCATGCATGGAAATCCGGTGAATTAAAGGTAGGCGCACGAAAAGGAAATGAATTAGTAGACGCAACAGTTGGAATTTACTCTAAAAAAACAGGAATTAATTTAGCCAATGGAAGAACTTATCAAACTGCTAATTCCAATCCGAAAACTTTTATACTCGAACCCGGAGAATACGAAATTCGGCTAAATGCCGTCAAACCTGCCGGACTTGGAAAGAAAACCCTGTTGGCAAAAATAACAGAAAGTGGAAGTGTTGAGGTGACTGGTAGTTGGTAG
- a CDS encoding DUF4348 domain-containing protein — protein sequence MHVLSQLNIKLSKLLLLLCFVSACQKKKAPVENTISGLPEDFTAFYEQFHKDSLFQMQHIDFPLKGLPDGADPEEKNFDDFYYTSDNWVMHKTFNPQLFNSEFLILADILIEERITEKKYQLMIIRRFAKGSQGWRLIYYAGLNKWTDN from the coding sequence ATGCATGTGCTGTCGCAGTTGAATATTAAATTAAGTAAACTATTACTGCTCTTATGTTTTGTGAGCGCGTGCCAAAAGAAAAAGGCTCCTGTTGAAAATACAATTTCAGGACTTCCCGAAGATTTCACGGCATTCTATGAACAGTTTCATAAGGATAGTTTGTTCCAGATGCAGCACATCGATTTTCCCTTAAAAGGACTACCGGATGGAGCAGATCCTGAGGAAAAGAATTTTGATGATTTCTATTATACATCCGACAATTGGGTCATGCACAAAACCTTCAATCCGCAATTGTTTAACAGCGAATTTTTAATCTTAGCAGACATTCTGATCGAAGAGCGCATCACTGAAAAAAAATATCAACTTATGATCATCCGACGCTTTGCAAAAGGCTCTCAGGGTTGGCGTTTGATTTATTATGCAGGCTTGAATAAATGGACGGATAACTAG
- a CDS encoding UbiX family flavin prenyltransferase encodes MQQSQSHDVVKNKKTINPQMKLVIGIGGASGSIYARVLLQFLQSKLELETHVVMSENAEYNWKLENPGHDIAHYPFQFYQNKDFTAGFASGSGKFDAMIICPCSAGLMGRIANGISDDLMTRAADVMLKERKKLVIVLRETPLQLIHIENMKQLTLAGAIICPAIPSFYSNPQTMDDVAKTVSLRALELVGIDTQSYQWGRK; translated from the coding sequence ATGCAACAATCTCAAAGTCATGATGTTGTTAAGAATAAGAAAACCATAAATCCACAAATGAAACTCGTTATCGGAATCGGCGGCGCAAGCGGCTCCATTTATGCAAGAGTTTTACTCCAATTCCTGCAAAGTAAATTGGAACTCGAAACACATGTGGTCATGAGCGAAAATGCGGAGTATAACTGGAAGCTCGAAAATCCGGGACATGATATCGCCCATTACCCATTTCAATTTTATCAGAATAAAGATTTCACGGCAGGATTTGCATCGGGTTCCGGCAAATTTGATGCGATGATTATATGTCCTTGTTCGGCCGGATTGATGGGCCGCATTGCAAATGGAATTTCCGATGATCTGATGACCCGCGCTGCCGACGTTATGTTGAAAGAACGAAAAAAACTAGTCATTGTATTAAGAGAGACTCCCCTCCAATTGATCCATATCGAAAACATGAAGCAACTCACTTTGGCCGGTGCGATTATTTGTCCGGCGATACCTTCTTTTTATTCCAACCCGCAGACGATGGATGATGTTGCCAAAACGGTAAGTCTCCGCGCTCTCGAGTTGGTGGGTATAGATACCCAATCGTATCAATGGGGGCGTAAATAA